A genomic segment from uncultured Desulfuromonas sp. encodes:
- a CDS encoding nucleotide-binding protein: MYNLFMGYIGPAETENEVTVSASRFLEYTDSETQMRYRALTPDAVREIKGYQALFMHEHCEGGAFVGRITNIVSSGRDYRVIFERNEDYGIISAEDIQRVALELGIEEFEFYRTHWAIKNIDLLKVFGENTIPKPTEEAPAQDFPENKPAEEGSEFNKDQVFIVHGHDEHAKNDAKSYVESKGLEPIILHLQASGGRTIIEKIDHYSNVGFGIVLYTECDVGAKRDSLNYKWRARQNVVFEHGYLIAKLSRSRVAALVKGNVETPNDISGVVYITMDAAGNWKTELDTELRNSGYEIKSS, encoded by the coding sequence ATGTACAACTTATTCATGGGCTACATTGGCCCAGCTGAAACAGAGAATGAGGTAACTGTCTCAGCATCCCGTTTTCTAGAGTACACTGACTCTGAAACACAAATGCGGTATCGCGCTCTCACTCCAGATGCAGTGCGAGAAATAAAGGGTTACCAAGCTCTATTTATGCATGAGCACTGTGAAGGCGGTGCTTTTGTAGGCCGCATCACGAATATAGTTTCCTCTGGCCGGGACTACCGCGTTATCTTTGAGCGTAACGAAGATTATGGAATCATTTCAGCGGAAGATATACAAAGGGTCGCTCTAGAATTAGGTATTGAAGAGTTTGAATTCTATAGAACACATTGGGCTATAAAGAACATCGATCTTCTGAAGGTGTTTGGCGAAAACACCATACCAAAGCCTACAGAAGAAGCACCGGCACAAGACTTTCCAGAAAACAAGCCGGCTGAAGAAGGTTCAGAATTCAATAAAGATCAGGTGTTTATCGTGCATGGCCACGATGAACATGCAAAAAATGATGCTAAGTCATACGTAGAGTCTAAAGGGCTTGAGCCGATAATTCTTCACTTACAAGCCAGTGGCGGTAGAACAATTATCGAAAAAATCGATCATTACAGTAACGTAGGGTTTGGGATAGTTTTGTACACCGAATGTGATGTGGGAGCAAAGAGAGATAGCCTTAACTACAAATGGAGAGCTCGACAGAACGTCGTATTTGAGCATGGCTATCTAATCGCAAAATTATCCAGATCACGCGTGGCGGCTCTGGTTAAGGGTAATGTTGAAACGCCAAATGACATTAGTGGCGTAGTCTATATAACAATGGATGCAGCAGGCAATTGGAAAACCGAGCTAGACACTGAGTTGAGAAATTCTGGGTATGAGATAAAAAGCAGCTAA
- a CDS encoding STAS domain-containing protein gives MQFERETIESFTVVRVTGRLDAISAPELDTQAACWLEDNLVKVVLDMSSVEYISSAGLRSILAVAKQLKAKGGVLRFCGLTGMVAEVFTVSGFASLFEIFETCDEAVS, from the coding sequence ATGCAGTTTGAACGTGAAACCATTGAATCCTTCACCGTCGTTCGTGTCACCGGTCGCCTTGATGCCATCAGCGCACCAGAGCTTGATACCCAGGCCGCCTGCTGGCTTGAAGACAACCTAGTAAAGGTTGTTCTTGATATGAGCAGCGTCGAGTATATCAGTTCCGCCGGGTTGCGCAGCATCCTTGCTGTAGCCAAGCAACTCAAAGCCAAAGGTGGTGTGCTGCGTTTTTGCGGTTTGACCGGCATGGTTGCCGAAGTGTTCACCGTTTCTGGCTTTGCCAGCCTGTTTGAGATTTTCGAGACCTGCGATGAGGCGGTGTCCTGA
- a CDS encoding SpoIIE family protein phosphatase has protein sequence MKHASLSVKIVAVVIGVSSLILALILLNNYLAARQLMVQQAEEHIRCRGREVVLQLSNVIKPIEQSVKNIALTLEGSPLSRDEITALPERVVANNPDVFAMAIAFEPYGFDAQQHYFAPYSYRSAKGDVQNTMLGGDDYRYFTMDWYLLPKELHHPVWTEPYFDDGGGEALMTTYAAPFYRLKDGVRTLAGVVTADVSLDWLQKEVSSLKLYQHGYALVLSRNGTYISHPVTHYIYNETIFSVAEALGDQPLWNLGRAMIDGKSGFLERNSLRDNVASFVFYTPLPIDGWSVAVLAPLHEVLADVYQLTRNTLLIGVAGFALLALATLLSIRRVVRPIQDLSSAALTIAGGDLDAELPQFQSGDEIGQLAESFRSMQSALGHYIIDLKETTAHNERIDSELRIARDIQMGILPKLFPAFPEHDEFEVFASLQSAREIGGDLYDFFFIDERHFCFLVGDVSGKGVPAALFMAVTKTLIKVVAEREGQPHRILEKVNNDLSEDNESCMFVTLFLAIINLETGEVQYSNAGHPPPVLVTAEHATPIASTNEPVAGAFPQIHYTCGSMTMAPGETLVLYTDGVTEAMDPEMQLYSDARLIALLNSLSRQSASQIVQSVNSSVTEFVRGAEQSDDITLLAFTYCGQPTEAKES, from the coding sequence ATGAAACATGCCAGTTTGAGCGTTAAAATTGTTGCTGTTGTCATTGGCGTTTCCAGCCTCATTCTCGCTCTGATTCTCCTCAATAATTATCTCGCTGCCAGGCAGTTGATGGTCCAACAGGCCGAAGAACACATTCGCTGTCGTGGTCGCGAAGTGGTCCTGCAGTTATCCAATGTCATCAAACCCATTGAACAGAGCGTCAAAAATATCGCCCTGACCCTCGAAGGTTCCCCGCTGAGCCGCGACGAAATCACCGCACTGCCTGAGCGTGTTGTTGCCAATAACCCCGATGTCTTTGCCATGGCAATTGCGTTTGAGCCGTATGGTTTTGATGCGCAGCAACACTACTTTGCACCCTACAGTTATCGCTCGGCCAAAGGTGACGTGCAGAACACCATGCTCGGTGGTGACGACTACCGCTACTTCACCATGGATTGGTATCTGCTGCCTAAGGAACTTCATCATCCCGTGTGGACCGAACCCTATTTTGACGATGGGGGCGGGGAGGCGCTGATGACCACCTATGCCGCGCCTTTTTATCGGCTAAAAGATGGGGTCAGAACCTTGGCTGGTGTGGTGACGGCGGATGTTTCCCTCGACTGGCTGCAAAAAGAGGTGTCGTCATTGAAGCTTTATCAGCACGGCTACGCGCTGGTGCTGAGTCGCAACGGAACCTATATCTCTCACCCCGTCACGCATTATATCTACAATGAAACCATCTTCAGTGTGGCCGAAGCGTTAGGGGATCAGCCTCTTTGGAATCTGGGCCGGGCGATGATCGACGGCAAAAGCGGCTTTCTAGAGCGCAACAGCCTGCGCGATAATGTGGCAAGTTTTGTCTTTTACACGCCGTTGCCGATTGATGGCTGGTCCGTGGCGGTTCTGGCTCCGCTGCATGAAGTTCTGGCCGATGTTTATCAACTGACGCGCAATACATTATTGATTGGTGTGGCTGGTTTTGCTTTGCTGGCGCTGGCCACGTTGCTGAGCATCCGCCGGGTGGTTCGGCCGATTCAGGATCTGTCCAGTGCGGCATTGACCATTGCCGGGGGCGATCTCGATGCTGAACTCCCTCAGTTTCAGTCCGGTGATGAGATTGGCCAACTGGCCGAGTCGTTTCGCTCCATGCAGAGCGCCCTTGGTCACTATATCATCGATCTTAAAGAAACCACGGCACACAACGAGCGGATTGATTCAGAGCTGCGCATTGCCCGCGATATCCAGATGGGCATTTTGCCCAAGCTGTTTCCCGCGTTTCCCGAACATGATGAATTTGAAGTGTTCGCCTCGCTGCAATCCGCGCGGGAGATTGGCGGCGACCTCTATGATTTCTTCTTTATCGATGAGCGTCATTTCTGTTTTCTGGTTGGTGATGTGTCAGGAAAAGGAGTGCCCGCTGCACTGTTCATGGCGGTAACCAAAACCCTGATCAAAGTCGTTGCCGAGCGGGAAGGGCAACCGCATCGCATTTTGGAAAAGGTCAATAACGACCTGTCCGAAGACAATGAGTCCTGCATGTTCGTCACCCTGTTTCTCGCCATCATCAATCTTGAAACCGGAGAGGTGCAGTACAGCAATGCCGGTCATCCGCCGCCGGTGCTGGTCACAGCGGAACACGCCACGCCCATCGCTTCGACCAATGAGCCGGTGGCCGGGGCGTTTCCCCAGATCCATTACACCTGCGGTTCAATGACCATGGCACCAGGAGAAACGCTGGTGCTTTACACCGATGGCGTCACCGAAGCCATGGACCCCGAGATGCAGTTGTATTCCGATGCGCGACTGATTGCGTTGCTCAACTCTCTGAGCCGTCAATCCGCATCACAGATTGTGCAGAGTGTGAACAGCTCTGTCACTGAGTTCGTTCGCGGTGCGGAGCAGTCGGATGATATTACCCTGTTGGCCTTCACCTATTGTGGTCAGCCGACAGAAGCCAAGGAGTCATAA
- a CDS encoding bacteriohemerythrin has product MTLESIEIFPWNKNFDTGIAKIDRQHQRLVELLNKLVSHLAFQSEAPTLNAIFDELKAYALIHFQTEEEVWKKAFNNDPWVSAHEETHGQFVEAISRLEAEKSIRPFDDVVADIVSFLTNWLAVHIIDSDKRLANAVLALQSGLSADQAKKVAEEQMTGTIKLVIETVLSMYDRLATHTVELVKEISRRKKAEKQLLETHQALCHAKENSDNANQAKSIFLANMSHEIRTPLNAVIGMVHILKREGLSQEQTTRVLRIEDASRHLLSVINDTLDLSKIEAGKLTLESVPLNLTGLIHETTSMLEERLAGKRLVLKNAFINLDHPVLGDPTRLKQMLLNYLTNAIKFTEQGSITLHASLTENSDATALLRVEVKDTGIGIAPDKLPLLFTSFEQAEASTTRKFGGTGLGLALTRQLALIMGGDCGVESTIGEGSTFWFTVHLQKETSGQPKPLTSPQDAESLLKERHGGKTVLLVEDNQINREIALDILEDVGLVVTTAVDGAEAVAVANNTTFDLILMDIQMPVMGGLEACHHIRNMVQHDATPILAMTANAGVEDKKSCFDEGMQDFISKPVDPDQLFQILLTWLETTT; this is encoded by the coding sequence ATGACTTTAGAATCCATTGAAATTTTCCCTTGGAATAAAAACTTTGACACGGGAATTGCCAAAATAGACCGACAACATCAGCGCCTTGTTGAACTGCTGAACAAACTGGTCAGCCATCTGGCGTTTCAATCTGAAGCGCCAACATTGAATGCCATCTTCGATGAACTCAAAGCCTATGCGCTCATCCATTTTCAAACGGAAGAAGAGGTCTGGAAAAAAGCCTTTAATAACGATCCCTGGGTGAGCGCCCACGAAGAAACGCATGGCCAGTTTGTTGAGGCGATCAGCCGACTTGAAGCAGAAAAATCAATCCGTCCGTTTGATGATGTTGTCGCGGACATTGTGTCTTTTCTGACCAACTGGTTGGCTGTGCATATCATCGATTCGGACAAGAGGCTTGCCAATGCCGTCTTGGCATTACAGTCCGGGTTATCTGCGGATCAGGCCAAAAAAGTTGCTGAAGAACAAATGACCGGAACGATCAAGCTGGTCATCGAAACGGTTCTGTCCATGTATGATCGCCTGGCAACCCATACGGTCGAGCTGGTCAAAGAAATCAGTCGTCGCAAAAAAGCCGAAAAACAATTACTGGAAACCCACCAGGCTCTCTGCCATGCCAAGGAAAACTCCGATAACGCCAATCAGGCGAAAAGCATCTTTCTCGCCAATATGAGTCATGAAATCCGCACACCGCTCAACGCAGTAATTGGGATGGTGCATATCCTCAAACGTGAGGGACTGTCACAGGAGCAAACAACGCGTGTATTACGGATCGAGGATGCCTCACGGCACTTGCTGTCCGTCATCAATGACACCCTGGATTTATCAAAAATCGAGGCGGGCAAACTTACCCTTGAGTCTGTGCCGCTTAATCTCACCGGTTTAATCCACGAAACAACCAGCATGCTTGAAGAACGTCTCGCGGGTAAAAGGCTGGTTTTAAAGAATGCATTCATCAATCTCGACCACCCGGTGCTTGGCGATCCGACCCGTCTTAAGCAGATGCTGCTTAACTATCTCACTAATGCCATCAAGTTCACCGAACAGGGCTCGATCACACTTCACGCCAGCCTGACTGAGAACAGCGATGCCACCGCACTGTTGCGTGTGGAGGTGAAAGATACCGGCATTGGTATTGCCCCGGACAAACTGCCGCTTCTGTTCACCTCTTTTGAACAAGCCGAAGCCTCTACAACACGAAAATTCGGCGGCACTGGGCTGGGCCTCGCTCTGACACGCCAGCTGGCTTTGATAATGGGAGGGGATTGCGGTGTCGAAAGCACTATCGGAGAGGGAAGCACCTTCTGGTTTACCGTGCATTTGCAAAAAGAGACCTCAGGCCAACCCAAGCCCCTCACCTCCCCACAGGATGCCGAGTCGCTGTTAAAAGAACGCCATGGCGGCAAAACGGTATTACTCGTTGAAGACAACCAGATTAATCGTGAAATCGCTCTGGACATCCTCGAAGATGTCGGACTTGTCGTAACCACGGCGGTGGACGGTGCTGAAGCGGTCGCAGTGGCAAACAACACAACCTTTGACCTGATTTTGATGGACATCCAGATGCCGGTCATGGGCGGTCTGGAAGCATGCCATCATATTCGCAACATGGTGCAACACGACGCAACGCCCATTCTGGCCATGACGGCCAATGCCGGCGTAGAAGACAAAAAGAGCTGTTTTGACGAGGGGATGCAGGATTTCATCAGCAAACCCGTCGATCCTGACCAGCTTTTCCAGATTCTGCTCACATGGTTGGAAACCACCACATAA
- a CDS encoding ATP-binding protein, giving the protein MNAMRTAASLEAYPQLLHFIVEQARQHAVPDAFFLRLELACEELLINIVNHAYPDVEGEVEVVCFVQEDEQGKSFNVRIRDWGAPFNPLEKKTSAVSDLDDSQIGGLGILLVKQMTDSVYYTRDNGSNVVTITFYLAE; this is encoded by the coding sequence ATGAACGCCATGCGCACAGCCGCCAGCCTTGAAGCCTATCCACAGCTTCTACATTTCATCGTTGAGCAGGCGCGGCAACATGCCGTGCCGGATGCGTTTTTTTTACGCCTGGAATTGGCATGTGAAGAGCTGCTGATCAATATCGTCAACCATGCCTATCCTGACGTTGAGGGAGAGGTGGAAGTGGTGTGCTTTGTTCAGGAGGATGAACAAGGAAAAAGCTTCAACGTGCGGATACGCGATTGGGGGGCGCCGTTTAATCCTCTGGAGAAAAAAACATCAGCCGTTTCTGATCTTGATGACAGCCAAATCGGCGGGCTGGGGATTCTGCTGGTTAAGCAGATGACCGATAGCGTCTATTACACGCGGGACAATGGCAGCAATGTCGTGACCATTACATTTTATCTTGCTGAATAG
- a CDS encoding DUF4019 domain-containing protein, with amino-acid sequence MNFSTAIKPIVAALLFLTLASTGFADQSKELAAVSAAEKFLLYVDSGQYGESWDETSQLFKNQVSKQQWENQLGSARPAFGAVIKREMTSKTYMTSLPGAPDGEYVVIQFSTEFEHKKNAVETVTPMLESNGEWHVSGYYIR; translated from the coding sequence TTGAACTTTTCTACCGCAATCAAACCAATCGTCGCAGCCCTGCTGTTCCTCACCCTCGCGTCAACTGGCTTTGCAGATCAAAGCAAAGAACTGGCAGCCGTTTCTGCCGCAGAAAAATTCCTGCTGTACGTCGATTCCGGTCAATATGGTGAAAGCTGGGATGAAACCTCACAATTGTTTAAAAATCAGGTCTCAAAACAACAGTGGGAAAATCAACTCGGAAGTGCTCGCCCTGCATTTGGCGCTGTCATCAAGAGAGAAATGACATCAAAAACTTACATGACATCATTGCCCGGTGCACCTGATGGCGAATATGTGGTCATTCAATTTTCAACGGAATTTGAACACAAGAAGAATGCGGTTGAGACAGTCACACCTATGCTTGAAAGCAATGGTGAATGGCATGTGTCGGGCTATTACATTCGGTAG